One segment of Rattus norvegicus strain BN/NHsdMcwi chromosome 16, GRCr8, whole genome shotgun sequence DNA contains the following:
- the Rps24 gene encoding small ribosomal subunit protein eS24 isoform X4: MNDTVTIRTRKFMTNRLLQRKQMVIDVLHPGKATVPKTEIREKLAKMYKTTPDVIFVFGFRTHFGGGKTTGFGMIYDSLDYAKKNEPKHRLARHGLYEKKKTSRKQRKERKNRMKKVRGTAKANVGAGKK; the protein is encoded by the exons ATG AATGACACGGTAACCATCCGGACCAGGAAGTTCATGACAAACCGTCTGCTTCAGAGGAAACAGATG GTCATTGATGTCCTTCATCCTGGGAAGGCCACAGTACCAAAGACAGAAATTCGGGAAAAGCTGGCCAAGATGTACAAAACCACACCAGATGTCATCTTTGTATTTGGATTCAGAACCCACTTTGGTGGAGGCAAGACAACTGGCTTTGGCATGATCTATGATTCTTTAGATTATGCAAAGAAGAATGAGCCTAAACACAGACTTGCGAGA CATGGCCTTTATGAGAAGAAAAAGACCTCCCGCAAACAGCGAAAAGAACGAAAGAACAGAATGAAGAAGGTCAGGGGGACTGCAAAGGCCAATGTTGGTGCTGGCAAAAAG TGA
- the Rps24 gene encoding small ribosomal subunit protein eS24 isoform X2: MTNRLLQRKQMVIDVLHPGKATVPKTEIREKLAKMYKTTPDVIFVFGFRTHFGGGKTTGFGMIYDSLDYAKKNEPKHRLARHGLYEKKKTSRKQRKERKNRMKKVRGTAKANVGAGKKVWFMGGTEVSLIVKLNIVCEEGCSFLNNLSWCFSFPSSGLQKVTF; encoded by the exons ATGACAAACCGTCTGCTTCAGAGGAAACAGATG GTCATTGATGTCCTTCATCCTGGGAAGGCCACAGTACCAAAGACAGAAATTCGGGAAAAGCTGGCCAAGATGTACAAAACCACACCAGATGTCATCTTTGTATTTGGATTCAGAACCCACTTTGGTGGAGGCAAGACAACTGGCTTTGGCATGATCTATGATTCTTTAGATTATGCAAAGAAGAATGAGCCTAAACACAGACTTGCGAGA CATGGCCTTTATGAGAAGAAAAAGACCTCCCGCAAACAGCGAAAAGAACGAAAGAACAGAATGAAGAAGGTCAGGGGGACTGCAAAGGCCAATGTTGGTGCTGGCAAAAAGGTATGGTTCATGGGTGGTACAGAAGTGTCATTAATTGTTAAGCTTAATATTGTCTGTGAAGAGGGGTGTTCTTTTCTAAATAATCTTTcttggtgtttttcttttccctcttctggATTGCAGAAGGTAACGTTTTGA
- the Rps24 gene encoding small ribosomal subunit protein eS24: MNDTVTIRTRKFMTNRLLQRKQMVIDVLHPGKATVPKTEIREKLAKMYKTTPDVIFVFGFRTHFGGGKTTGFGMIYDSLDYAKKNEPKHRLARHGLYEKKKTSRKQRKERKNRMKKVRGTAKANVGAGKKPKE; encoded by the exons ATG AATGACACGGTAACCATCCGGACCAGGAAGTTCATGACAAACCGTCTGCTTCAGAGGAAACAGATG GTCATTGATGTCCTTCATCCTGGGAAGGCCACAGTACCAAAGACAGAAATTCGGGAAAAGCTGGCCAAGATGTACAAAACCACACCAGATGTCATCTTTGTATTTGGATTCAGAACCCACTTTGGTGGAGGCAAGACAACTGGCTTTGGCATGATCTATGATTCTTTAGATTATGCAAAGAAGAATGAGCCTAAACACAGACTTGCGAGA CATGGCCTTTATGAGAAGAAAAAGACCTCCCGCAAACAGCGAAAAGAACGAAAGAACAGAATGAAGAAGGTCAGGGGGACTGCAAAGGCCAATGTTGGTGCTGGCAAAAAG CCAAAGGAGTAG
- the Rps24 gene encoding small ribosomal subunit protein eS24 isoform X1, whose product MNDTVTIRTRKFMTNRLLQRKQMVIDVLHPGKATVPKTEIREKLAKMYKTTPDVIFVFGFRTHFGGGKTTGFGMIYDSLDYAKKNEPKHRLARHGLYEKKKTSRKQRKERKNRMKKVRGTAKANVGAGKKVWFMGGTEVSLIVKLNIVCEEGCSFLNNLSWCFSFPSSGLQKVTF is encoded by the exons ATG AATGACACGGTAACCATCCGGACCAGGAAGTTCATGACAAACCGTCTGCTTCAGAGGAAACAGATG GTCATTGATGTCCTTCATCCTGGGAAGGCCACAGTACCAAAGACAGAAATTCGGGAAAAGCTGGCCAAGATGTACAAAACCACACCAGATGTCATCTTTGTATTTGGATTCAGAACCCACTTTGGTGGAGGCAAGACAACTGGCTTTGGCATGATCTATGATTCTTTAGATTATGCAAAGAAGAATGAGCCTAAACACAGACTTGCGAGA CATGGCCTTTATGAGAAGAAAAAGACCTCCCGCAAACAGCGAAAAGAACGAAAGAACAGAATGAAGAAGGTCAGGGGGACTGCAAAGGCCAATGTTGGTGCTGGCAAAAAGGTATGGTTCATGGGTGGTACAGAAGTGTCATTAATTGTTAAGCTTAATATTGTCTGTGAAGAGGGGTGTTCTTTTCTAAATAATCTTTcttggtgtttttcttttccctcttctggATTGCAGAAGGTAACGTTTTGA
- the Rps24 gene encoding small ribosomal subunit protein eS24 isoform X3 → MNDTVTIRTRKFMTNRLLQRKQMVIDVLHPGKATVPKTEIREKLAKMYKTTPDVIFVFGFRTHFGGGKTTGFGMIYDSLDYAKKNEPKHRLARHGLYEKKKTSRKQRKERKNRMKKVRGTAKANVGAGKKK, encoded by the exons ATG AATGACACGGTAACCATCCGGACCAGGAAGTTCATGACAAACCGTCTGCTTCAGAGGAAACAGATG GTCATTGATGTCCTTCATCCTGGGAAGGCCACAGTACCAAAGACAGAAATTCGGGAAAAGCTGGCCAAGATGTACAAAACCACACCAGATGTCATCTTTGTATTTGGATTCAGAACCCACTTTGGTGGAGGCAAGACAACTGGCTTTGGCATGATCTATGATTCTTTAGATTATGCAAAGAAGAATGAGCCTAAACACAGACTTGCGAGA CATGGCCTTTATGAGAAGAAAAAGACCTCCCGCAAACAGCGAAAAGAACGAAAGAACAGAATGAAGAAGGTCAGGGGGACTGCAAAGGCCAATGTTGGTGCTGGCAAAAAG AAATGA